The Porites lutea chromosome 9, jaPorLute2.1, whole genome shotgun sequence sequence ACATCTAGACGTCTAACTTTTTGCTTGATTAAGGAAGTTCCAAGTGAACCAAACAACTAAATACTCCAGTTCTCAACCAGTCAAAAACTTGTCCAGTGCTGTGTGATGAACAAAGCCTGATTTCCAAAGAAGAAACTCCAATTTTTTGCTCTTGGTGCTGTTTAGGTTTTTCCATAATTAATCACAGTTAAGCATTTAAAAGACTATAGACTAACCTTCAAATACAAATGATTTAGAGAGGAAAAAGCTGGAAATTGGTAACAAAATCATGGCCAGTGTAAACTTCAATAAAGTCCAGAGAACTGACCTTTCCCGGGGCCTGAAACAGGAGGCATCATCATTAAAAATTATGTTATATTGAAGTACTCGAAAGATTCCCGTATATATTAGATCATACCATGGTATTTATTCTTCTGTTAAGTTCAGTAGATCAGTCTTTGACCATGATTATAAGACTTGCAAATGGgacattcatttttttaatctgCACCCCCCTCCCTATGGAAGGTATAATCAAATAATATATCCAGAAGGACCCTGTTGGAATCTGATATTTTAACTACAAGAAACGGTTTCGGATTACTACAAGGCCCATGGGAATGAGGAGATCTGGGACCTGTAGGAAATCACAATCTAAGCGTTAAGGGCCTGTCCGAATCCTGCCCTCCATACTGTGTGGCAAGATAAGGGACCTGTAGGAATCGTAATTTAAGAGATAAGGGCCTGTCGGAATCATGCCTTtcatagggggggggggggggtggggagtgCGGATAAAAAGTGGAATGTCCCTAATTAATTGTGTCCCAACTATTGAGCTCGAGgtataataaatattttgaacgttatCCGCCACGAAAACAAAGATCAAAGTGCCAAAACCTTTTCCCCAATAGAAAACTAGTTGCAGATGACAGTGGTTGATACGCTGGGTAttattcagaaacaaataaattacTTATCAATTCAATaggaagaaaaatatttaatgaaaatgCTGTCAGCCGATGATCGTGAAAGAAAAAGTATACTGTCACGAAAAAGTTACGGTAATGCTTACCCTAAAGTGTCCCCTTGAACCTCAGCAACGTTCATATTTAGAAATTTTATGATAATGTAATGATTTCGAAGAAGACAGCCCCTGCAACTCAAACTGTTCCACCGTCAGCCATCTTCCCGTCTTCGATTTCTGAAGGAAATGAAAGAGGAGTACTGAGACCAGTTTGTTACCAGTTTTCCTCGGTGCTAACTATTACGTCAGACAACAACATGGCGGCTGCCGCAGGACGGGTTTTTCGTGCGAAATTATCGCGTTTATCTTTCAGTTACCTTCAGAAAAGCAGACCATTTATCACGACAGTATTCAGGTTAACTTCAAAAAATGCTTCAAGATGGCGGAGGTTCTATTTACCGCCAAGAAAGAGCTTACATTGGGGATTTGCTGTGGGTACTACAGGGGTACTATGCGGGGGTGTCGCATTTTGTGCTGCAAGCTCAGGTGATTTAATAGATCTAAATAAGTCTAATTCATCTGAGATTATGATCTCATATTCTTCCCCCGCCagtctttttgttcttttgaagagaaaaggagaaaattaaatacagtAGTATAGTATTTCAGGCTAGAGGCGATGACATCAgcttatttagtaaaatccaactctCCAACTCTCTCCAAaccaatgctgcgttctgatcggttgagctactactaggctatatgttatagcccactagtagcgaaaagcgcgagctttgaaaaccaaaacaatggcggctgaatcgcgttttgatagctgaagttgttttgtctcgatatttttgaccaactagttgtattttacttaaacaattattcctctagccgtcatggcctctgagtcaatagcccatctggccttcggcctcatgggctattgacttagagcccattcgggctcgacgaataattgttaaataacggGGGGGAGTGGGGGTCACTCCATTATAAAAGTGAGGGGGATGCTCATcatctcgcttaggggtgtgaATTGCTGATTTCGGTCTCACTTAAGGTGTTCTGGATGGAAAGTTactatatttgcccattcaggGATCGCTTAAGTCCGTGCGTAAAGAAAGTGACAAAAAATGCCATGTATTagtatggtctcctttaggggtcagtttaagcttgaaCCAGACCCACATTAGTATCAAGGATTGTCAATGCTGTTAGCTCTCCAGAAATGTCTTTTCAAGGCCCCCCTCATCAGGAGCTGCAGGGGATATGTGTGTTGATAATAAATTAATGGAATGCCCTTAgaaatcaaaaattttcaagCCTTTTTATCCCCCCTCCCTTGGCATTTTGGCATTAGATACCAAGACGTGTGCTTCCAAGTCTGTGCATTTTTCGTCAGCTAATGTCCAGTCATTGCCATTGTGgtctaaagttttttttttattattgtcattttattgattttctttATAACAGGTATAGTTGAAAGGATGTGCAGAACAGCCAAGCATAATGACAGTACAGAACTTCAAAGGTATTCaccattttttcttgaattaaGACACCCAGTCTGTTTGATGCTATTATGACTGTTATCGTCGTTACGTATGGGACCCATGCTTCTGACTCTATTGTTTCTCTGTTGCATTTTAGACTGATCAGCCAAGGTCATGATGTGAACCAGAGACATCCTCTGGGATGGACTCCACTTCATGTAGCTGCCATGAACAGGAGTAAGCGGTAGGTCATGCAACAACCTCCAGGGTTGttactaagatttcaagttaccgggtaaatacaacaagtaggcagggagtcaaacggctagggatttcttttggttctatttttcttctattttgcaataaaagtagccggggaaaatccccggcccctgggtcttaatgacaaccctgaacCTCCCATCTATAAATCTTTGAATAATAACCATCTCAAGAGATTTTTATGCAGTAAAAACATGCTTCCATTTTTTACGTCCTAGCGTATTTACAATGTGGTTGATGTCCAGCCAACAGATCGTGTGTATACAAGCCATGGCAGCTGTCTCTGATCTGTGATTACTTTCCGTTACATTTGAAGGTGTCTAGCATTGCTTATAGAAGCTGGAGCTGATGTCAATGCAAGAGAGGAATTTAGTACAGCTTTCAAGACAGCTCAGAAGAAACACATGAGATCTTTTGATGGTTTGTTTTT is a genomic window containing:
- the LOC140947480 gene encoding vacuolar ATPase assembly integral membrane protein vma21-like, which encodes MNVAEVQGDTLGPRERSVLWTLLKFTLAMILLPISSFFLSKSFVFEDLLGYSNGSIGAATITVIVVHVIVGLYIWVAINEESQPRPMKQD